From the Ensifer adhaerens genome, the window CCATCGCCAGCGCCGGAGAAAATGTGGCAGCGAAGATGAGCGGGTACGCGAGTAGCTTCATGCTTGACGGACTCCTGACCATGCAAAGAACCGAACCGGCAAATCACTACCGGTGCGCGCCTGCGGTTTCAGTTAAGCTTTGTGGCCATTCCAAGGCAGGTCACGTTCGTGAAACGCCGAACTACGTTTCCGATACGTCGATCCACTCGGCGCCGGTCAGTTCGGCAATGCGGGCGGGGCTGATGTGCACGGCCGCATTGGTGGCGCCGGCGGCCGGAACGACGATGTCGTAGGCCTTCAGCGACAGGTCGCAATAGATGCTGTGCGGCTTGGCAAGGCCGAAGGGGCAGACGCCGCCGACCGGGTGGCCGGTTTCGGCTTCCACCTCGTCGAAGCCGAGCATACGCGCCTTGGTGCCGAAGCGGGCCTTGTACTTCTTGTTGTCGAGACGGGCATCGCCACGGGTGACGATCAGGATCACGTCGTCGCCGACACGAAGCGCCAGTGTCTTGGCGATCTGAGCCGGCTCGACGCCGTGGCCCTCGGCTGCAAGGGCAACCGTGGCGGTGCTTTGCTGTAGTTCGATGACGTCGATGTCTGGGGCATGCTCGGAAAAGAAGTGTTTGACGGAAGTCAGGCTCATGGCGAACAGTTCACGTTATTAAAAGGCAATGGCGATCAGCCGCGGCGCGAAGAGCGCTATGATCTTGCGCGCCGGGTGCGCAAATCTCTCAGTCGTCGTTGGAGGCGTCAAGGTCTTCCGGGCGCAGACCTTCCTGCTGTGGTGGCAGGTAGCCGTGGCTGGTGAACCAGTTCTCGAGGATTGCGATGATCGCCTCGTCTCGTGTCTGCAGGCCCGGATGATCCGCGATGAAATGCTTGAGCGCCGTTTCGATCTTGTCGGTGTAAAGCGCGTTCATGCTCGCCTCCGTCTGGCAATGTAAGATTTTCCGGCTGATGACCCGGCCAGCAAATCAGAGTGCTACAGCACCCTTCGCGCGTCCAGATCGAGCGACCCGGGGGGCTCCCAGGCGCGAAGGGTTGCTGCTGCTGGATGGTGTGGGATCAGGCCTGTTTGACGATGCGGATCAGCACCAGCAGGATAACGGCGCCGATCGTCGCGTGCAGGATCGCCGAGAGGATGCCTGTCCCGAGGCTGATGCCGATCGCCGGGAAGAGGAAGCCGGCGATGAAGGCGCCGATGATGCCGACCACCATGTTGCCGATCAGGCCAAAGCCGAAGCCTTTGACGATGAGGCCGGCAAGCCAGCCGGCGATCGCGCCGACAATCAGGAAGACGAGAATGCTTTCGATACCCATGAACGGTTCCCTTTCCGTTGGACCTTCAAGGGAAAGATAGATCAGGAATTGAAATCAGATAGGGGGCAATTTCATCGCGCGACGATTTTTTTGAACCGTCGCGCTTGATGAAAGTCAGACGATACCGCCGCCGCCACCGGCAACGGCCGGGCGGTCAGCCGCGACTTTCGCGCGGTAACCGCTCTTGCGATAGGTCGCGACAGGCGCGACCGCCCCGCCGCTTTCAAGCCGCGCCATGGCAAGGATCGGCTCGACGTCGGTGCGGAAGGCAGTCTTCAGCGTCTCGCTCGCCATCAGGGCGTCATTGTCGTCCTGGCAGGTTTCAAGCGCC encodes:
- a CDS encoding YbaK/EbsC family protein, which translates into the protein MSLTSVKHFFSEHAPDIDVIELQQSTATVALAAEGHGVEPAQIAKTLALRVGDDVILIVTRGDARLDNKKYKARFGTKARMLGFDEVEAETGHPVGGVCPFGLAKPHSIYCDLSLKAYDIVVPAAGATNAAVHISPARIAELTGAEWIDVSET
- a CDS encoding GlsB/YeaQ/YmgE family stress response membrane protein, producing the protein MGIESILVFLIVGAIAGWLAGLIVKGFGFGLIGNMVVGIIGAFIAGFLFPAIGISLGTGILSAILHATIGAVILLVLIRIVKQA